The proteins below are encoded in one region of Haladaptatus sp. R4:
- a CDS encoding N-acyl homoserine lactonase family protein, producing the protein MPEVTLIDRGRVRADTAYVIDGYSMASAENPNPDHELIDFVVWNAVIETDAGTFLWDTGCPENAAEYWPDPLYGAFEAYDAEEHALEDDLQENGYELDDIDGVVMSHLHLDHAGQLDRFEGRDVPVYVHEEELKFAYYSAKTDDGSIAYLAPDFDRDLNWEIVHRDTHTIADGFELHHLPGHTPGVLGARIESDEGTLLIAGDEAYVDANYTDEVPLGPGLLWSELAWRESLYTLKELERVYDCDVLHGHDLGLFEELVGKY; encoded by the coding sequence ATGCCCGAAGTCACACTCATCGACCGTGGCCGAGTCCGTGCCGACACTGCCTACGTCATCGACGGCTACTCGATGGCGAGCGCGGAGAATCCGAATCCGGACCACGAGCTAATCGACTTCGTCGTCTGGAACGCCGTCATCGAGACGGACGCCGGAACGTTCCTCTGGGACACTGGCTGTCCCGAGAACGCCGCCGAGTACTGGCCGGACCCGCTGTACGGCGCGTTCGAAGCCTACGACGCCGAGGAGCACGCGCTCGAAGACGACCTGCAGGAGAACGGATACGAACTCGACGACATCGACGGCGTCGTGATGAGTCACCTCCACCTCGACCACGCGGGGCAACTCGACAGGTTCGAGGGGAGGGACGTTCCGGTGTACGTTCACGAGGAGGAACTCAAGTTCGCCTACTACTCGGCGAAGACGGACGACGGGTCGATCGCCTATCTGGCACCCGACTTCGACCGCGATTTGAACTGGGAAATCGTCCACCGCGACACGCACACGATTGCCGACGGCTTCGAACTCCACCACTTGCCGGGACACACCCCCGGCGTCCTCGGCGCGCGAATCGAGTCGGACGAGGGAACCCTGCTCATTGCGGGTGACGAAGCGTACGTCGATGCGAACTACACCGACGAGGTGCCGCTCGGTCCCGGCCTGTTGTGGAGCGAACTCGCGTGGCGCGAGAGCCTGTACACGCTGAAGGAGTTGGAGCGGGTGTACGACTGCGACGTGTTGCACGGCCACGAC
- a CDS encoding DUF5783 family protein: MTEFDAEKFEDKYAHYFNELQRGYKNAFSYMNERYDSQLIHAIDQEVLNESEPFYEGNGEFRIDLPENPTDRVQSVVVEDEKLEETLSVYVERLEYELARVFGFDPTNPDEN, encoded by the coding sequence ATGACCGAATTCGACGCCGAGAAGTTCGAGGACAAGTACGCCCACTACTTCAACGAACTCCAGCGCGGGTACAAGAACGCCTTCAGCTACATGAACGAGCGGTACGACTCTCAACTCATCCACGCCATCGATCAGGAGGTACTGAACGAGAGCGAGCCGTTTTATGAGGGTAATGGCGAGTTTCGTATCGACCTCCCCGAGAACCCGACCGACCGCGTACAAAGCGTCGTCGTGGAGGACGAGAAACTCGAAGAGACGCTTTCGGTGTACGTAGAGCGGTTGGAGTACGAACTGGCACGCGTCTTTGGATTCGATCCGACCAACCCGGACGAGAACTGA
- a CDS encoding NifU family protein — protein sequence MSTETQEDGDDLEERVTNFLRRNFPQIQMHGGSAAIQHIDRESGEVTIMLGGACSGCGISPMTIQAIKSRMIKEIPEINKVIAETGMGGGDGMGGGMSPSFPGESSDDDDDEGPQAPF from the coding sequence ATGAGCACCGAAACTCAGGAAGACGGGGACGACCTCGAAGAACGGGTCACGAACTTCCTGCGCCGCAACTTCCCGCAGATTCAGATGCACGGCGGTAGCGCTGCGATCCAGCACATCGACCGCGAGTCCGGCGAAGTTACGATCATGCTCGGCGGCGCATGCAGTGGCTGTGGTATCTCCCCGATGACGATTCAGGCTATCAAGAGCCGAATGATCAAGGAGATTCCGGAAATCAACAAAGTCATCGCCGAAACCGGCATGGGCGGTGGCGACGGAATGGGTGGCGGCATGAGTCCATCCTTCCCCGGCGAGTCCAGCGACGACGACGATGACGAAGGCCCGCAGGCTCCGTTCTAA
- a CDS encoding sulfatase — protein sequence MTNDDATAQNVVFVVMDTVRKDHLSVYGYDRPTTPGLERFAEEATVFEQAVSPAPWTLPVHASLFTGMYPSEHGASQENPYLEGATTLAQTLSAAGYDTSCYSSNAWITPYTHLTDGFDDQDNFFEVMPGDFLSGPMAKAWKTMNDNESLRKVADKLVSLGNVAHEYLASGDGADSKTPQVIDQTIEFIDDSDGPYFSFINLMDAHLPYHPPKEYRKEFAPNVDSTKVCQNSKEYNCGARDISDKEWDAIGGLYDAEIRHIDDQLQRLFSWMQENDEWDDTMVVVCADHGELHGEHDLYGHEFCIYDPLINVPLMVKHPEMESGVSDQQVELIDVYHTILDHTGVSGSNSTRPLEEARSLLNEDYRAFAEDVPGDGECAFVEYYRPVVELKQLEEKAKSANITLDEDSRFYSRMRAARRPDAKYIRNERIEDEFYKLDDDPGELNDLRGEGTEEEVELEAALSAFEETVGGEWNEVSDDDVLGDMSDDAKDRLQDLGYID from the coding sequence ATGACGAACGACGACGCCACGGCGCAAAACGTCGTATTCGTTGTGATGGATACGGTGCGTAAAGACCACCTTTCCGTCTACGGATACGATCGCCCGACAACGCCGGGCCTCGAACGGTTCGCGGAGGAAGCGACCGTCTTCGAGCAGGCGGTTTCCCCCGCTCCTTGGACCCTTCCGGTGCATGCCTCTTTGTTCACTGGAATGTATCCCAGCGAACACGGCGCTAGCCAGGAGAACCCGTATCTGGAAGGTGCGACGACGCTCGCACAGACCCTCTCCGCTGCGGGGTACGATACCTCGTGTTACTCCTCGAACGCGTGGATCACGCCGTACACCCATCTGACGGATGGTTTCGACGACCAAGACAACTTCTTCGAAGTGATGCCCGGCGACTTCCTCTCCGGGCCGATGGCGAAGGCGTGGAAGACGATGAACGACAACGAGTCGCTTCGGAAGGTCGCGGACAAACTGGTCAGTCTCGGCAACGTGGCTCACGAGTACCTCGCCAGCGGCGACGGTGCGGACTCGAAAACCCCACAGGTCATCGACCAGACCATCGAGTTCATCGACGACTCCGACGGCCCGTACTTCTCGTTCATCAACCTGATGGACGCTCACCTTCCGTACCACCCGCCGAAGGAGTACCGAAAGGAGTTCGCTCCCAACGTCGATTCCACCAAGGTGTGCCAGAACTCGAAGGAGTACAACTGCGGCGCACGCGACATCAGCGACAAGGAGTGGGACGCGATTGGCGGCCTTTACGACGCCGAAATTCGCCACATCGACGACCAACTCCAACGGCTGTTCTCGTGGATGCAGGAGAATGACGAGTGGGACGACACCATGGTCGTCGTCTGTGCCGACCACGGGGAACTGCACGGTGAACACGACCTGTACGGTCACGAGTTCTGTATCTACGACCCGCTCATCAACGTCCCGCTGATGGTCAAACACCCCGAGATGGAGTCGGGTGTCAGCGACCAACAGGTCGAACTCATCGACGTGTACCACACGATTCTCGACCACACCGGCGTCTCCGGATCGAACTCGACGCGGCCGCTCGAAGAAGCACGGTCGCTCCTCAACGAGGACTACCGCGCGTTCGCCGAGGACGTGCCGGGCGACGGCGAGTGTGCGTTCGTGGAGTACTACCGACCGGTGGTCGAACTGAAACAGCTAGAGGAGAAAGCGAAGAGCGCGAACATCACGCTGGACGAGGACTCGCGCTTTTACTCGCGGATGCGTGCTGCTCGCAGACCCGACGCCAAATACATCCGCAACGAGCGCATCGAGGACGAGTTCTACAAACTCGACGACGACCCCGGCGAGTTGAACGACCTCCGGGGCGAGGGAACCGAGGAAGAGGTCGAACTCGAAGCCGCGCTCTCCGCGTTCGAGGAGACGGTCGGCGGCGAGTGGAACGAGGTCTCCGACGACGACGTCCTCGGCGATATGAGCGACGACGCCAAGGACCGCCTCCAAGACCTCGGTTACATCGACTAA
- a CDS encoding flippase-like domain-containing protein: MTDKSAPDGGSALSAGLSERFGTGKLLLGFVVAVVLIYLIVVASGWRRVLHALQGADYTWMWIACLSTFIGLAAWGKAWQIVLAVLDIKVEFKRLVVTYLAATFANYVTPLGQAGGEPFIAYILSRDTEANYEDSLASVVTADLLNLLPFFNFAALGLSYLLIRASLPDDAKTLAQGLVILAFGIPALAYAGWRYRERVEDLVIRFIAPIATRTSRITVDGIRQRIDRFYHSLERIASEPRQLLFALVFSYTGWIFFALPLYFAGRALGLPLPLVLVLFIVPASTLAGLTPTPGGLAGVEAALTVLMVGLVPAISWSSGVAAAMVYRFASYWFVLLIGGIASLFVIMRS; encoded by the coding sequence GTGACCGACAAGTCGGCTCCGGACGGCGGAAGTGCGCTGTCCGCAGGACTGTCGGAGCGATTCGGGACCGGCAAGCTACTGCTGGGCTTCGTCGTCGCAGTCGTCCTCATCTACCTGATCGTCGTCGCCTCCGGGTGGCGACGAGTGCTTCATGCCCTCCAGGGGGCGGACTACACGTGGATGTGGATCGCCTGCCTTTCGACGTTCATCGGTCTCGCCGCGTGGGGCAAGGCGTGGCAGATCGTTCTCGCCGTGCTCGACATCAAGGTGGAGTTCAAACGCCTCGTCGTCACCTACCTCGCGGCGACGTTCGCCAACTACGTCACCCCGTTGGGACAGGCTGGCGGCGAACCGTTCATCGCCTACATCCTCTCGCGGGATACGGAGGCGAACTACGAGGACAGCCTCGCGAGCGTCGTGACGGCGGACCTGCTCAACCTCCTGCCGTTCTTCAACTTCGCGGCGCTCGGGTTGAGTTATCTGCTCATCCGCGCGTCGCTTCCGGACGACGCGAAGACGCTGGCGCAGGGACTCGTGATACTGGCGTTCGGAATTCCGGCTCTCGCCTACGCCGGTTGGCGGTATCGAGAGCGCGTCGAAGACCTCGTGATCCGCTTCATTGCCCCCATCGCCACCCGCACGTCACGGATCACGGTCGACGGGATTCGACAGCGTATCGACCGGTTCTATCACTCGCTGGAGCGCATCGCGAGCGAACCGCGTCAACTGCTGTTCGCGCTGGTGTTCTCGTACACCGGTTGGATTTTCTTCGCCCTGCCGCTGTATTTCGCGGGACGGGCGCTCGGCCTGCCACTTCCACTGGTGCTCGTGCTGTTCATCGTTCCGGCGAGTACGCTGGCCGGACTGACGCCGACGCCGGGCGGACTGGCGGGCGTCGAGGCGGCGCTCACGGTCCTCATGGTCGGACTCGTTCCGGCGATTTCGTGGAGTTCGGGCGTGGCTGCCGCTATGGTCTACCGGTTTGCGAGTTACTGGTTCGTGCTCCTCATCGGCGGCATCGCGTCGCTGTTCGTCATCATGCGGTCGTGA
- a CDS encoding ketopantoate reductase family protein, whose product MNVVVFGAGSLGSLIGGLLAREHAVTLVARDPHASAVRDAGLTVGGEFDFRVRPDATTDGTGLRADCAVVTVKAFHTATAAEQLVSGEFGAVLSLQNGMGNETILADRLDCPVLAGTATYGAVLSEPGHVECTGIGDVVLGARHGGCSNAADRVGEAFSAAGIETTIAEDMPRRLWEKLAVNAGINPTTALARVENGALLRGDAEAIAATAARETAAVARAEDVELTDEDAVGAVAAVAAATAANTSSMRQDVDGGKRTEIDAINGYVVARGREHGIETPVNRTLVGLVKTWEGRNDGN is encoded by the coding sequence ATGAACGTGGTCGTGTTCGGGGCGGGGAGTCTCGGTAGTCTCATCGGCGGGTTGCTCGCCCGTGAGCACGCGGTGACGCTCGTCGCCCGCGACCCGCACGCGAGCGCGGTGCGCGACGCCGGACTGACGGTGGGCGGCGAGTTCGATTTTCGAGTTCGGCCCGACGCGACCACCGACGGGACCGGTCTCCGCGCCGACTGCGCCGTCGTGACGGTCAAGGCCTTTCACACCGCCACCGCCGCGGAGCAGTTGGTGTCCGGCGAGTTCGGGGCCGTCCTCTCGTTGCAGAACGGAATGGGGAACGAGACCATCCTCGCCGACCGCCTCGACTGCCCAGTCCTGGCCGGAACCGCGACCTACGGCGCGGTGCTGTCCGAACCCGGTCACGTCGAGTGTACCGGTATCGGCGACGTGGTACTCGGCGCACGCCACGGCGGATGTTCGAACGCGGCGGACAGGGTCGGGGAGGCGTTTTCCGCGGCGGGCATCGAGACGACGATTGCCGAAGACATGCCCCGAAGGCTGTGGGAGAAGCTCGCCGTCAACGCGGGAATCAACCCGACCACCGCGCTCGCGCGGGTCGAAAACGGCGCGTTGCTCCGTGGGGACGCCGAAGCTATCGCGGCGACGGCGGCCCGTGAAACGGCCGCCGTCGCGCGTGCCGAAGACGTCGAGTTGACGGACGAGGACGCGGTCGGTGCGGTCGCAGCGGTCGCGGCCGCGACCGCCGCGAACACCTCCTCGATGCGCCAGGACGTGGACGGCGGGAAGCGGACCGAAATCGACGCGATAAACGGCTACGTCGTCGCTCGCGGACGGGAACACGGTATCGAGACGCCCGTCAACCGAACGCTCGTCGGTTTGGTGAAAACGTGGGAAGGGAGAAACGACGGAAACTGA
- a CDS encoding rubredoxin-like domain-containing protein, whose product MVSDSGEDPDVEIDVDRLELGQTVYDDDGNRLGDIRGFDDSGFYVTMREGFEALSVEHARAGHELGEAELMWRCSNCGEMGHLDDNLPDTCPNCGVPKEDLYYWTED is encoded by the coding sequence ATGGTGAGCGATTCAGGTGAAGATCCGGACGTGGAGATCGATGTGGACCGACTCGAACTCGGACAAACCGTCTACGACGACGACGGAAACCGATTGGGCGACATCCGGGGCTTCGACGACTCCGGCTTTTACGTCACCATGCGGGAGGGCTTCGAAGCACTCTCGGTGGAGCACGCCCGTGCGGGCCACGAACTCGGCGAAGCGGAACTGATGTGGCGCTGCTCGAACTGCGGCGAGATGGGTCATCTGGACGACAACTTACCGGATACCTGTCCCAACTGCGGCGTCCCGAAGGAAGACCTCTACTACTGGACGGAAGACTGA
- the pheA gene encoding prephenate dehydratase, with protein MQAVTLGPAGTYSHRAASAVEDDVEFLESVTDIVKAVAGGEYARGVVPIENSIEGSVTATLDALADNDVAVVRELVTPIRHALMAQSTDFETVASHAQALAQCRPYLEREYPDVKREAVTSTARGVERARADSSVAGIAHPDNAGELTILAEDIQERTSNATRFFVLAPADERSDAGGKSSLVVYPGSNYPGLLLSLLEPFADRAINLTRVESRPSGERLGDYVFHLDFEAGLYEKRAKDALAEVESLAENGWVRRLGSYDTQHVIDG; from the coding sequence ATGCAAGCAGTAACCCTCGGCCCCGCGGGTACCTACTCGCATCGGGCCGCCAGCGCAGTCGAGGACGACGTCGAATTCCTGGAATCCGTCACCGACATCGTGAAAGCGGTCGCCGGTGGCGAGTACGCCCGCGGCGTCGTCCCCATCGAGAACAGTATCGAAGGAAGCGTCACGGCGACGCTGGACGCCCTCGCGGACAACGATGTCGCGGTCGTCCGCGAACTCGTGACGCCGATCCGTCACGCCCTGATGGCTCAGAGTACCGACTTCGAAACGGTCGCCAGCCACGCACAGGCGCTCGCCCAATGTCGTCCGTACCTCGAACGCGAGTACCCCGACGTGAAACGGGAGGCCGTCACGAGCACCGCTCGTGGCGTCGAACGCGCCCGCGCCGACTCGTCAGTGGCCGGTATCGCCCACCCCGACAACGCCGGGGAACTGACCATCCTCGCGGAGGACATCCAGGAACGCACGTCGAACGCGACCCGGTTTTTCGTCCTCGCGCCCGCGGACGAACGCTCCGACGCGGGCGGTAAATCCTCGCTCGTCGTGTATCCCGGTTCGAACTATCCCGGTCTCCTGCTCTCGCTCCTCGAACCGTTCGCCGACCGCGCCATCAACCTCACCCGCGTCGAATCACGACCGAGCGGGGAACGACTCGGCGACTACGTCTTCCATCTCGACTTCGAGGCGGGTCTGTACGAGAAACGCGCCAAAGACGCGCTCGCCGAAGTCGAGTCGCTCGCGGAGAACGGATGGGTGCGGCGACTCGGATCCTACGACACGCAACACGTCATCGACGGGTGA
- a CDS encoding peroxiredoxin produces the protein MTLDAGDDAPDVTAQNQHGETVSPSFEAPTVVYFYPRDDTPGCTIEAKQFNAELESYREAGATVYGVSTDDVDSHDEFADKFDLEFDLLADPDGEIADSFGVEVEDNFTQRTTFVLADGEVQAVYPGVDPDGHAREVLQEMLDDELVVLD, from the coding sequence ATGACGCTCGACGCAGGCGACGACGCGCCCGACGTGACCGCGCAGAATCAGCACGGCGAGACGGTGTCCCCGTCCTTCGAAGCGCCGACGGTCGTGTACTTCTACCCGCGTGACGACACGCCGGGATGCACCATCGAGGCGAAGCAGTTCAACGCGGAACTGGAGAGTTACCGCGAGGCCGGTGCGACCGTCTACGGCGTCTCGACCGACGACGTGGACAGCCACGACGAGTTCGCCGACAAGTTCGACCTCGAATTCGACCTGCTGGCCGACCCGGACGGTGAAATCGCCGACTCGTTCGGCGTCGAAGTCGAGGACAACTTCACCCAGCGAACCACGTTCGTCCTCGCGGACGGCGAAGTCCAGGCCGTCTACCCCGGCGTGGACCCCGACGGCCACGCGCGCGAAGTGTTGCAGGAAATGCTCGACGACGAACTCGTCGTACTGGACTGA
- the leuS gene encoding leucine--tRNA ligase produces MDYNPREIESKWQSRWAEEGQYEVDPSNEEATFVTVPYPYPSGGMHIGHARTYTVPDVWARYRRLQGDNVLFPIAWHVTGTPIVGAVERLKKREPAQMSVLQDTYNVSDEDLSEMETPMGFARHFIEDSYKKNMQSLGLSIDWRREFTTNDERYSKFITWQYETLKERGLLEKGLHPVKYCTNEQNPVTTHDLLEGEEAEFQEYTLVKFGWRTGDSEITVPMATLRPETVYGVTNAYIDPDAEYVEASVDGETWLVSESAAEKLELQAHDVEVRDRFTGERLVGEHVTNPITGDDVLVLPANFVDAENATGVVMSVPAHSPDDWVALQEAKEDDARMEKYDIDPAEVAAIEPKAIIDVEGYGEFPAEDAVAEHGIEDSSDPALEDATQEVYNREFHSGKLGPMYGDYAGKIVEDVRDDLKAEFQQQGSFGTMHEFSEEVVCRCGGAVEVAEQDTWFLRYNDEAWKAKAHEAVAGLDAIPENTGEQYDHTIDWLNEWPCIRNYGLGTRLPWDEDFVIEPLSDSTIYMAYYTIAHRISDVPVEEMDKGFFDTLFFGGEAVEDSNETALSLREEWDYWYPVDYRCSGNDLVSNHLTFFLFHHAELFEPANWPQGITVMGMGLLEGQKMSSSKGHVVLPENAIEKYGADTVRFFLMNSAEPWQDYDWRSDQVESTQNQLRRFWTRANEIISAPEGERDLQRIDRWLLSKLQTTVRDATDAMDRFETRTASQAAFYSFEEHLKWYRKRTDTDRPGARWTLRKVLDTRLRLLAPFVPFMATELHERLTGEPIDEAEWPNPDADFESTVTEIEESLVSGLTDDIRDIVDVTNTDPETIRVYVAADWKRKVLSAVVENGPNVGAVMGEVMQNADLREKGDDVNRLAQTLVEDVRERPDDQVEVLANVDEGAVYDDARDFFEREFDADVEVYREGDDVPDPEDKARHATPLRPAIHLEG; encoded by the coding sequence ATGGACTACAACCCACGGGAAATCGAGTCGAAGTGGCAGTCTCGATGGGCGGAGGAGGGCCAGTACGAGGTCGACCCGTCGAACGAAGAGGCCACTTTCGTCACGGTTCCGTATCCGTATCCGAGCGGGGGAATGCACATCGGCCACGCACGAACGTACACCGTGCCGGACGTGTGGGCGCGGTACCGCCGTCTACAGGGGGACAACGTCCTGTTCCCCATCGCGTGGCACGTCACCGGCACGCCCATCGTCGGCGCAGTCGAGCGTCTGAAGAAGCGCGAACCCGCGCAGATGTCGGTGTTGCAGGACACCTACAACGTCTCGGACGAGGACCTGTCCGAGATGGAGACGCCGATGGGGTTCGCCCGCCACTTCATCGAGGACAGTTACAAGAAGAACATGCAATCGTTGGGGCTGTCCATCGACTGGCGGCGCGAGTTCACGACGAACGACGAGCGCTACTCGAAGTTCATCACGTGGCAGTACGAGACGCTCAAAGAACGCGGCCTGCTGGAGAAGGGCCTGCACCCCGTCAAATACTGTACGAACGAGCAGAACCCCGTCACGACCCACGACCTGCTGGAGGGTGAGGAAGCCGAATTCCAAGAGTACACCCTCGTGAAATTCGGATGGAGAACAGGTGATTCGGAAATCACCGTTCCGATGGCGACCCTGCGCCCCGAGACGGTCTACGGCGTGACGAACGCCTACATCGACCCGGACGCTGAGTACGTCGAGGCGAGCGTGGACGGCGAAACGTGGCTCGTCTCCGAATCCGCCGCCGAGAAACTGGAACTGCAGGCCCACGACGTGGAAGTTCGAGACCGATTTACCGGCGAGCGACTCGTCGGCGAGCACGTCACGAACCCCATCACGGGCGACGACGTACTGGTCCTGCCCGCGAACTTCGTGGACGCCGAGAACGCCACGGGCGTCGTGATGTCCGTTCCGGCCCACAGTCCCGACGATTGGGTTGCCCTGCAAGAAGCGAAAGAAGATGATGCCCGGATGGAGAAATACGATATCGACCCCGCGGAAGTCGCCGCCATCGAACCGAAGGCCATCATCGACGTGGAAGGCTACGGCGAGTTCCCGGCGGAGGACGCCGTGGCGGAACACGGTATCGAGGATTCATCTGACCCTGCCTTGGAGGACGCCACCCAAGAGGTGTACAACCGCGAGTTCCACAGCGGGAAGTTGGGTCCGATGTACGGCGACTACGCCGGGAAAATCGTGGAGGACGTGCGCGACGACCTCAAAGCGGAATTCCAACAGCAGGGGTCGTTCGGCACGATGCACGAGTTCAGCGAAGAAGTCGTCTGTCGCTGTGGCGGGGCCGTCGAGGTCGCCGAGCAGGATACGTGGTTCCTCCGCTACAACGACGAGGCGTGGAAGGCGAAGGCCCACGAGGCCGTCGCCGGACTGGACGCGATTCCGGAGAACACCGGGGAGCAGTATGACCATACCATCGACTGGTTGAACGAGTGGCCGTGCATCCGCAACTACGGATTGGGTACTCGTCTGCCGTGGGACGAGGACTTCGTCATCGAACCGCTGTCGGATTCGACCATCTACATGGCCTACTACACCATCGCCCACCGGATTTCCGACGTTCCGGTCGAGGAGATGGACAAGGGGTTCTTCGACACGCTGTTTTTCGGCGGTGAGGCCGTCGAAGACTCGAACGAAACCGCGCTCTCGCTGCGCGAGGAGTGGGATTACTGGTATCCCGTCGATTACCGCTGTTCGGGCAACGACTTGGTCAGTAATCACCTGACCTTCTTCCTGTTCCACCACGCCGAACTGTTCGAACCGGCGAACTGGCCGCAGGGCATTACCGTGATGGGCATGGGTCTGTTGGAAGGACAAAAGATGTCCTCATCGAAGGGCCACGTCGTCCTCCCCGAGAACGCCATCGAGAAGTACGGTGCCGACACGGTGCGCTTCTTCCTGATGAACAGCGCCGAACCGTGGCAGGATTACGACTGGCGGAGCGACCAAGTCGAGAGCACGCAGAACCAACTGCGTCGATTCTGGACTCGTGCGAACGAGATAATTTCGGCACCAGAGGGCGAGCGCGACCTGCAACGCATCGACCGCTGGTTGCTGTCGAAACTGCAGACCACGGTTCGAGATGCCACCGACGCGATGGACCGCTTCGAGACGCGGACAGCGAGTCAGGCCGCCTTCTACAGTTTCGAGGAGCACCTGAAGTGGTACCGAAAGCGCACCGACACCGACCGACCGGGTGCACGCTGGACGCTCCGAAAAGTGCTCGACACCCGTCTGCGCCTGTTGGCTCCGTTCGTCCCGTTCATGGCGACCGAACTCCACGAACGCTTGACGGGCGAACCCATCGACGAGGCCGAGTGGCCGAATCCAGACGCCGACTTCGAGAGCACCGTCACGGAGATAGAGGAGTCGTTGGTCTCCGGGTTGACCGACGACATCCGCGACATCGTGGACGTGACGAACACCGACCCCGAGACGATCCGGGTGTACGTCGCCGCCGACTGGAAGCGCAAAGTGCTCTCGGCCGTGGTCGAGAACGGCCCGAACGTCGGTGCGGTGATGGGTGAAGTCATGCAGAACGCGGACCTGCGCGAGAAGGGCGACGACGTGAATCGACTCGCCCAGACACTGGTCGAGGACGTACGCGAGCGTCCCGACGACCAGGTCGAGGTGCTGGCGAACGTGGACGAGGGTGCCGTCTACGACGACGCCCGCGACTTCTTCGAACGCGAGTTCGACGCTGACGTCGAGGTCTACCGCGAGGGCGACGACGTGCCCGACCCCGAGGACAAAGCCCGCCACGCCACGCCACTGCGACCGGCCATCCATCTGGAAGGATAA
- a CDS encoding polysaccharide deacetylase, translating into MARATVCLTYDFDAVSVWIHTFGAGDAPTQLSRGVYGAWVGAPRILDLHDKHGIPATWFVPGHTIESFPERVGEVHDRGYDVQCHGWRHVNPSTFDSKEDEKDEYERAMTNIEDITGDAPVGFRSPAWEFSENTLSILDELGFEWDSSAMGNDFHPYYLRKNWSAPQKKPFQIGDKSDVIEIPISWKRADFPALMFVWEQSILWGFADERSVFDLWKAQFDWMYENMEDGIFTLAMHPQVIGQPPRTTRLEELIQHMRTKPDVEFADVSTVAAEVRSGDRAAMPMIG; encoded by the coding sequence ATGGCCCGAGCGACCGTCTGCCTGACCTACGACTTCGACGCCGTCTCCGTCTGGATTCACACCTTTGGGGCCGGTGACGCCCCTACACAGCTTTCACGCGGGGTGTACGGTGCCTGGGTCGGCGCACCCAGAATCCTCGACCTACACGACAAACACGGGATTCCGGCGACGTGGTTCGTCCCCGGTCACACCATCGAGAGCTTTCCCGAACGCGTCGGCGAGGTGCACGACCGGGGATACGACGTCCAGTGCCACGGGTGGCGACACGTCAACCCGAGCACGTTCGACAGCAAGGAGGACGAAAAGGACGAGTACGAGCGGGCGATGACGAACATCGAGGACATCACCGGAGACGCGCCGGTCGGGTTCCGGTCGCCCGCGTGGGAGTTCTCCGAGAACACGCTCTCCATCCTCGACGAACTGGGGTTCGAATGGGATTCGAGCGCGATGGGCAACGACTTTCACCCGTACTATCTCCGAAAAAACTGGAGCGCCCCCCAGAAGAAACCGTTCCAAATCGGCGACAAAAGCGACGTCATCGAAATCCCGATTTCGTGGAAACGGGCGGACTTCCCGGCGCTGATGTTCGTCTGGGAACAGTCGATCCTGTGGGGATTCGCCGACGAGCGATCCGTGTTCGACCTCTGGAAGGCCCAGTTCGACTGGATGTACGAGAACATGGAGGACGGAATCTTCACGCTGGCGATGCACCCGCAGGTCATCGGACAACCACCCCGAACGACGCGACTGGAGGAACTGATCCAGCACATGCGGACGAAACCCGACGTCGAGTTCGCGGACGTGAGCACGGTTGCGGCGGAGGTTCGGAGCGGCGACCGGGCGGCGATGCCGATGATCGGGTAG
- a CDS encoding GYD domain-containing protein: MAKYVALVDIRTSVQNAQELASTWGDIRLEFEEFGVELDGSFAVLGEYDFLLIFEAPDRDTAFRAGIAVESYGMDMQTMEIIPMDDFAQLVED; the protein is encoded by the coding sequence ATGGCAAAGTACGTTGCACTCGTTGACATCCGGACGAGCGTCCAAAACGCGCAGGAACTCGCGTCGACGTGGGGCGACATCCGGTTGGAGTTCGAGGAGTTCGGCGTCGAACTCGACGGAAGTTTTGCCGTGCTCGGCGAGTACGACTTCCTCCTCATCTTCGAGGCACCCGACCGCGATACGGCCTTCCGTGCGGGCATCGCGGTGGAGAGCTACGGAATGGACATGCAGACCATGGAAATCATTCCGATGGACGACTTCGCCCAGTTGGTCGAAGACTGA